From a region of the Chlamydiales bacterium genome:
- a CDS encoding beta-propeller fold lactonase family protein gives MVYFEQVFASEAYIANNSDNSVTVINANTRVFIETIPVGNGPQGVAVTPNGSYAYITNASGNTVSVIDTTTKAVVDVISVGIGVTPVGVAVSPDGSLVYVSNNGESTVSVINAETNIVTGSITVGFAPVGIAFTPDGNFAYVANTFEDNISVIDIGSGSVINTVPVGGFPFGVAVTPNGSYVYATNLTSGTVSVIDTSSNIVVDEITVASEPRYLAITPNGEFVYVANSGSDEISVITTASNTVTDTISASIGVSPFGVAIVPGGGFVYVTNNGSNNASVIDTNTNLVIETISTGAGPQGIAITSSPLPPASLTGQKETNNFPFQKQFINVLSWTASSSSNIVSYNIYRDSVLIGSVSSSALLSYIDTSINKSEGYTYGVTAVNAIGSESAPITVFIQ, from the coding sequence GTGGTTTATTTTGAGCAGGTTTTTGCCAGTGAGGCATATATAGCTAATAATAGTGATAATAGTGTAACCGTAATTAATGCTAATACAAGAGTATTTATAGAAACAATTCCTGTTGGCAATGGTCCTCAGGGGGTTGCTGTCACCCCAAATGGTAGCTATGCGTACATAACAAATGCAAGTGGTAATACTGTTTCTGTTATAGATACAACTACTAAAGCCGTTGTTGATGTAATTTCAGTAGGTATAGGAGTTACTCCTGTCGGGGTTGCAGTTTCTCCTGATGGAAGCCTTGTTTACGTATCCAATAATGGTGAAAGCACGGTTTCTGTTATCAACGCAGAAACTAATATCGTTACTGGCTCTATTACTGTGGGTTTTGCTCCAGTTGGAATTGCATTTACTCCCGATGGAAATTTTGCATATGTAGCTAATACTTTTGAAGATAATATTTCTGTAATTGATATAGGAAGTGGCTCTGTCATAAATACAGTTCCTGTTGGAGGATTTCCTTTTGGTGTTGCAGTTACTCCCAATGGAAGTTATGTTTATGCAACTAATTTAACTTCTGGTACTGTCTCTGTAATTGACACAAGTAGCAACATAGTTGTGGATGAAATTACTGTTGCATCAGAACCTAGATATCTTGCGATCACTCCTAATGGTGAGTTTGTTTATGTTGCCAATAGTGGTAGTGATGAAATTTCGGTAATTACTACTGCAAGCAATACAGTCACAGACACAATTTCTGCTTCTATTGGAGTAAGTCCTTTTGGTGTAGCAATTGTACCAGGGGGTGGTTTTGTTTATGTCACAAATAACGGTAGTAACAATGCCTCTGTAATTGATACTAACACCAATCTAGTTATAGAGACTATTAGTACTGGTGCTGGACCACAAGGAATTGCTATTACTTCATCCCCACTACCTCCAGCTAGTTTAACCGGACAAAAAGAAACAAATAATTTTCCTTTTCAAAAGCAATTTATAAATGTATTATCATGGACTGCAAGCTCAAGTAGTAATATTGTGTCTTATAATATTTATAGAGATAGTGTTTTGATTGGCTCTGTTTCTTCTAGCGCCCTTTTGAGTTACATAGATACTTCTATTAATAAATCAGAAGGATATACATATGGCGTAACTGCCGTGAACGCAATTGGTTCAGAGAGTGCTCCTATAACAGTTTTTATCCAATAG